The following are from one region of the Rosettibacter firmus genome:
- a CDS encoding ABC transporter ATP-binding protein, producing the protein MNEEKIIEVRGLTKKFGKIVAVNNLDLNVYKGDVFGFLGPNGAGKSTTIRMLLSLIKPNSGTIKIFGLNLHTHKKEILKKVGAIVEKPDFYLYLTAYKNLEILGKLSGVEITKNKIMEMLDLVGLSERFNSKVKTFSHGMKQRLGIAQALLHDPELIILDEPTTGLDPQGMKEIRDLIVNLSKLKGKTIFLSSHILREVELIANRMIIINKGSAQVEGKVDELLKSGKVLVTFEVNNIDKALNVINSSNWVNHLKSIDKNSLTFEMLHNEISSLNKYLVDNSLEVSAVVPIRSLEDYFLKITEGNTK; encoded by the coding sequence TTGAACGAAGAAAAAATAATTGAAGTACGTGGTCTAACAAAAAAATTTGGAAAGATTGTTGCAGTAAATAATCTTGATCTAAATGTTTATAAAGGCGATGTATTTGGATTCTTAGGACCAAATGGAGCTGGAAAAAGCACAACTATTAGAATGCTATTATCTCTTATTAAACCAAACTCTGGCACAATCAAAATTTTTGGTTTAAATCTTCACACTCACAAAAAAGAAATTTTAAAAAAAGTAGGAGCTATAGTTGAAAAACCTGACTTCTATCTTTATTTAACTGCATATAAGAATTTAGAAATACTTGGGAAATTAAGTGGCGTTGAAATTACTAAAAATAAAATTATGGAAATGCTCGATTTAGTTGGACTATCAGAAAGATTTAATAGCAAGGTCAAAACTTTTTCGCATGGGATGAAACAACGACTTGGTATTGCACAAGCTTTATTACATGACCCGGAGTTAATAATTCTTGATGAACCAACAACCGGTCTTGACCCTCAGGGTATGAAAGAAATACGAGATTTAATTGTTAATCTCAGTAAACTAAAAGGTAAAACAATCTTTCTTTCATCACACATTTTAAGAGAAGTAGAATTAATCGCAAATCGAATGATAATTATTAATAAAGGTTCTGCTCAGGTCGAAGGTAAAGTAGATGAATTATTAAAATCTGGAAAAGTTTTAGTAACATTTGAAGTTAATAATATTGATAAAGCTCTTAATGTAATTAACTCATCTAACTGGGTTAATCATCTAAAATCAATTGATAAAAATTCTCTTACATTTGAAATGTTGCATAATGAAATTTCATCTCTCAACAAATATTTAGTTGATAATTCACTGGAAGTAAGTGCTGTAGTACCAATCCGTTCCCTTGAAGATTATTTTCTTAAAATCACCGAAGGAAATACTAAGTGA
- a CDS encoding response regulator, translated as MQINILFVDDDIDILNGFKRSMYNLRDKWNGFYASNSADALKIIQHENVDVCITDLFIPGISGSELLRKVKKEYPKTIRVLLSGNPSAKYSVYDYSVAHQYLTKPCNIEIIKEKIEIPILIRSLINNEKTIIKLTGEDGIPSFPEIYYKLECEIYSPNVSINRIVNLISKDIGLTAKIFQLVNSAFFGFPTKIKDLNQAINILGLNIIKSIILFTKVFPYLEMSNALKEFIESLWNHSLVVSTISQRLTFYLTRNRELSEHAYIAGMLHDIGKLIILNMSNQDKTLLNVLDIINNENEIKKFLGATHSEIGAYALSLWGYPNSIINAVLLHHSTLELNNFNITTAVQISNRLANIEGIDFSILEKFDSIESIVELINTKEGNKDEIPGKNPIG; from the coding sequence ATGCAAATTAACATACTATTTGTAGATGATGATATAGACATATTAAATGGTTTTAAAAGGTCTATGTATAATTTAAGAGATAAATGGAATGGATTTTATGCAAGTAATTCTGCTGATGCATTAAAAATTATTCAACATGAAAATGTTGATGTCTGTATCACAGATTTATTTATCCCTGGTATATCAGGCAGTGAATTATTAAGAAAAGTAAAAAAAGAATATCCTAAAACTATTAGAGTACTACTTTCAGGTAATCCAAGTGCTAAATATTCAGTTTATGATTATAGTGTTGCTCATCAATATTTAACTAAACCATGTAATATTGAAATCATAAAAGAAAAAATAGAAATTCCTATTCTCATAAGGTCATTAATAAATAATGAAAAAACAATAATTAAGTTAACTGGTGAAGATGGCATTCCTTCATTTCCAGAAATATATTATAAACTCGAATGCGAAATTTATTCACCAAATGTGTCTATCAACAGAATAGTTAATTTAATATCAAAAGATATTGGCTTAACAGCTAAAATATTTCAGCTCGTAAATTCTGCTTTTTTTGGTTTCCCCACAAAGATCAAAGATTTGAATCAAGCTATTAATATCCTTGGCTTAAATATAATCAAGTCAATTATACTCTTTACAAAAGTATTTCCGTATTTGGAGATGAGCAACGCTTTAAAAGAATTTATAGAATCATTATGGAATCATAGTTTAGTAGTAAGTACTATTTCACAAAGATTAACTTTTTACTTGACACGTAATCGAGAATTATCTGAACATGCATATATTGCTGGCATGCTTCACGATATAGGCAAATTAATTATATTAAATATGAGTAATCAGGATAAAACATTATTAAATGTTTTAGATATTATAAATAACGAAAATGAAATTAAGAAGTTTCTTGGAGCTACACACTCTGAAATTGGAGCATATGCATTATCTCTCTGGGGATATCCTAATTCAATTATTAATGCTGTTCTCCTTCATCACTCCACTCTTGAACTAAATAATTTTAATATCACTACTGCTGTACAAATTAGTAATAGACTGGCAAATATTGAAGGAATAGATTTTTCTATACTCGAAAAATTTGATTCAATAGAATCAATTGTTGAATTAATAAATACAAAAGAGGGGAACAAAGATGAGATTCCAGGAAAAAATCCTATTGGTTGA
- a CDS encoding MFS transporter, with protein MIIKKTIKDKKEKTKSPWAWIPTLYFAEGLPYVIVITVSVIMYKRLGVSNSDIALYTSWLYLPWVIKPLWSPFVDIFKTKRFWIIIMQLLIGAGLAGVALTIPVPDFFQFTLAFFWLIAFSSATHDIAADGFYMLSLSESKQSFFVGIRSTFYRIAMIAGQGLLVILAGYIESTLSLSPAEVKIIAKPEKFFENTIKVDSSKIIPLEGSLRIIAKPSVIEISTHPQTRETVNFFLSFAQKFNIINGFSKENLIIPDTSNIKELVGNVGLISFHLSKKPDEDKNYIVTLNFENNSSGFSILTGKTITFNSKNWNKPAYAVIQIDPLIQNKYETILKIQSEKIPVAWIIPFILIAILYFIFFIYHNFILPKPTDDKSILQEKRSTVIKEFFRAFFRFFEKEKILLIIGFLLLYRLGEAQLVKLVSPFMLDSRESGGLGLSTSDVGLIYGTIGMIALITGGILGGFLISKKGLKSMLMPMLIALNLPDLLYVYLSYVQPTNLWIIYTCVSIEQFGYGLGFTAYMMFMIYISEGEYKTSHYAISTGFMALGMMIPGMFSGMIQEAFGYRHFFIWVCIATIPSFILAKYIKINPSFGKRDNTL; from the coding sequence ATGATTATCAAAAAAACTATTAAGGATAAAAAAGAAAAAACAAAATCTCCTTGGGCATGGATTCCAACTTTATATTTTGCAGAAGGATTGCCTTATGTAATCGTTATTACTGTTTCTGTAATTATGTATAAACGACTGGGAGTTTCTAATTCCGATATAGCACTTTATACAAGCTGGCTTTACCTTCCCTGGGTAATAAAACCATTATGGAGTCCATTTGTAGATATTTTTAAGACAAAGCGATTCTGGATAATTATCATGCAATTATTAATTGGAGCTGGTTTAGCTGGAGTCGCTTTAACAATTCCTGTCCCGGATTTTTTTCAATTCACCTTAGCTTTCTTCTGGCTTATTGCATTTAGTTCTGCTACTCACGATATAGCTGCCGATGGTTTTTATATGCTTTCACTATCTGAATCGAAACAATCTTTTTTTGTTGGCATAAGAAGTACATTTTATCGAATTGCTATGATTGCTGGTCAGGGACTTCTTGTTATACTTGCCGGATATATAGAATCAACTCTCTCGTTATCGCCAGCAGAAGTTAAGATAATTGCTAAACCAGAAAAATTTTTTGAGAATACAATAAAAGTTGATTCATCAAAAATAATCCCTTTAGAAGGAAGTTTAAGAATAATTGCAAAGCCTTCTGTAATTGAAATAAGTACACATCCACAAACCAGAGAGACTGTTAATTTCTTCTTAAGTTTTGCTCAAAAGTTTAATATAATTAATGGCTTCTCAAAAGAAAATTTAATTATACCCGATACATCAAACATTAAAGAATTAGTTGGTAATGTTGGATTAATTTCTTTTCATCTTTCAAAGAAACCTGATGAAGATAAAAATTATATTGTAACATTAAACTTTGAAAATAACTCTTCAGGGTTTTCGATCTTAACTGGAAAAACAATTACATTTAATTCTAAAAATTGGAATAAACCTGCTTATGCTGTAATTCAAATCGACCCTTTAATACAGAATAAGTATGAAACTATCTTAAAAATTCAATCTGAAAAAATTCCAGTTGCATGGATTATTCCATTTATACTGATTGCAATTCTTTACTTCATATTTTTTATCTATCATAATTTTATTTTACCAAAACCAACTGACGATAAATCAATACTTCAAGAAAAACGATCAACAGTTATTAAAGAGTTTTTTAGAGCTTTCTTTAGATTCTTCGAAAAAGAAAAAATTCTTTTAATAATAGGATTTTTATTATTGTATCGACTCGGTGAAGCACAATTAGTGAAATTAGTTTCTCCATTTATGCTCGATTCTCGAGAATCAGGTGGTTTAGGTTTATCCACATCCGATGTTGGACTTATATATGGCACAATTGGAATGATTGCTTTAATTACAGGTGGCATTTTAGGTGGATTTTTAATTTCAAAAAAAGGATTAAAGTCGATGCTAATGCCAATGTTAATTGCTCTGAACTTGCCTGATTTACTTTATGTTTATTTATCGTATGTTCAACCAACAAACTTATGGATAATTTATACTTGCGTTTCAATTGAACAATTTGGTTATGGACTTGGATTTACAGCATATATGATGTTTATGATTTATATTTCAGAAGGTGAATACAAAACTTCTCATTATGCTATATCAACTGGATTTATGGCATTAGGAATGATGATTCCCGGTATGTTCAGTGGAATGATTCAAGAAGCTTTTGGTTATAGACATTTCTTTATATGGGTTTGTATTGCTACAATTCCTTCTTTTATTCTTGCAAAGTATATTAAAATTAATCCGTCTTTCGGAAAACGAGATAATACTTTATAA
- a CDS encoding ABC transporter permease, whose translation MKDLIYIELIKIYKKWRTYIGFIAIGIIIPIIQISLYANKDNYIKILTRGFQDSFIFIGNLFNGYLIAYLVLSSLFIHIPFLIVLVGGDILAGEATAGTYRMLLTRPISRFQIILSKYIAGIIYVISLILWLALLSLGISILFFGTGELIAFRGKLIIFASNDILWRFFYSYSYAILSMVTVFSLSFLFSSLVENAIGPIVASMAVIIILLVLSALPIEFFNRIQPYFFTTHMTQWDKFFNETIDFKEILNSAFILIIYSLGFFLLTTIIFLKKDILS comes from the coding sequence GTGAAAGATTTGATTTATATCGAGCTTATAAAAATTTATAAAAAGTGGAGAACTTATATAGGATTTATTGCAATTGGTATCATAATTCCTATAATCCAGATTTCTCTCTATGCTAATAAGGATAATTATATAAAAATTTTAACACGTGGTTTTCAAGATTCTTTCATTTTCATTGGGAATCTATTTAATGGATATTTAATTGCTTATCTGGTTTTATCTTCACTCTTTATCCATATCCCCTTTCTCATTGTACTTGTCGGAGGTGATATTTTAGCTGGCGAAGCAACTGCAGGAACTTATCGAATGCTTCTAACACGACCCATATCAAGATTTCAAATAATTTTATCCAAGTACATAGCTGGAATTATTTATGTGATTTCACTTATCCTATGGTTAGCTTTGTTAAGCTTAGGAATAAGTATTTTATTTTTTGGTACAGGGGAACTAATTGCATTCAGAGGTAAATTAATAATTTTTGCATCAAATGATATTTTATGGAGATTCTTTTATTCTTACTCTTATGCAATACTCAGTATGGTAACTGTCTTTTCATTATCATTTTTATTTTCTTCGTTAGTAGAAAATGCTATTGGACCGATAGTTGCATCAATGGCTGTTATAATTATTTTACTTGTTCTATCAGCTTTACCAATTGAATTTTTTAATAGAATACAACCATATTTTTTTACAACCCATATGACACAATGGGATAAATTTTTTAACGAAACAATTGATTTCAAGGAAATTTTAAATTCGGCTTTTATACTAATAATTTATTCGCTGGGATTTTTTCTACTAACAACAATAATTTTCTTAAAAAAAGATATTTTAAGTTAA
- a CDS encoding two-component system sensor histidine kinase NtrB, which yields MKSSYMISFLLLLFNIHYTIAPNHGMYIINTFYSNITEFIYANLISYHNLNYLIKNDSIIEAGTSLKATISLTCFIILSIITILLIIFMHLKKKFSKKIEQRFKKIIVEKTYQLKKTNEEIVRINVALTAEKELLKTILESIEDGVISVDSEGKIVFTNKSMQNILEIEEKKLIGEKLYEIMKTIIDDDSSEFLKCFNTYCDNICKLNNKQIIINTSNGNRKILNVRSNKLETNSNEIGGVVFTFKDKTELINIETQLTLSQKLESIGQLAAGVAHEINTPLQYVGDNVKFLDTAFYSLNEYITKINNLLNNINDKKIKDEIDETQKVLDLKYLLEEIPEAIEQTHIGIQRVSQIITSMRDFAHPPVKSKSLHNINHSIEVTTNICRNRWKYIADLKMDLDPYLPNIFCCIDEINQVILNMLLNSIDAIEEKIEKLHVDKGVITITTKKIGYEIEISISDTGIGIKKENLRKIFDPFFTTKQVGKGTGQGLSICYNIIVNKHHGKIFVDSEYGVGTTFTIRLPINTEGNINAN from the coding sequence TTGAAAAGCAGTTATATGATTTCTTTCTTGCTTTTACTTTTTAATATCCACTACACTATAGCTCCCAATCATGGGATGTATATAATTAATACATTTTATTCTAATATAACAGAATTTATATATGCCAATTTAATCAGTTATCATAACCTTAATTATTTAATAAAGAATGATTCAATAATAGAAGCAGGAACTTCTTTAAAAGCAACAATAAGTTTAACATGTTTTATTATTCTTTCTATAATTACCATCCTGTTAATAATATTCATGCACCTTAAAAAGAAATTTTCAAAAAAGATTGAACAGCGGTTTAAGAAAATCATAGTCGAAAAAACTTATCAGCTTAAAAAAACAAACGAAGAAATCGTAAGAATTAATGTAGCGTTAACTGCCGAGAAAGAATTACTAAAGACAATATTAGAATCGATTGAAGATGGTGTAATATCTGTAGATTCAGAAGGGAAAATTGTTTTCACAAACAAATCAATGCAAAATATTCTGGAAATAGAAGAAAAAAAACTTATCGGGGAAAAATTATATGAAATAATGAAAACCATAATTGATGACGATAGCAGCGAGTTTCTGAAATGTTTTAATACATATTGTGACAATATTTGCAAATTAAACAACAAACAAATTATAATTAATACCAGCAATGGAAATAGAAAAATATTAAATGTCAGATCAAACAAATTAGAGACTAACTCAAATGAAATAGGCGGTGTGGTATTTACTTTTAAAGATAAAACAGAGTTAATAAATATTGAAACACAATTAACTCTATCACAAAAATTAGAATCAATAGGACAATTAGCTGCAGGTGTAGCACATGAAATAAATACACCACTTCAATACGTAGGAGATAATGTAAAATTTCTTGATACAGCTTTTTATTCTCTAAATGAATATATAACAAAGATTAACAATCTTCTAAATAACATCAACGATAAAAAAATAAAAGACGAAATAGATGAAACACAAAAAGTACTGGATTTGAAATATTTACTTGAAGAAATACCCGAAGCAATTGAACAAACTCACATTGGAATTCAACGTGTAAGTCAAATAATTACTTCAATGAGAGATTTTGCTCATCCACCAGTAAAATCAAAATCTCTACACAATATTAATCATAGTATTGAAGTAACAACAAATATCTGTAGAAACAGATGGAAATACATTGCCGATTTAAAAATGGATTTAGATCCATATCTACCAAACATATTTTGTTGCATTGATGAAATTAATCAGGTAATTCTCAATATGCTCTTAAATAGTATTGATGCAATTGAAGAAAAGATTGAAAAATTACATGTTGACAAAGGTGTAATTACTATAACAACAAAAAAAATAGGTTATGAAATTGAAATCTCCATTTCAGATACAGGAATTGGAATAAAAAAGGAAAATCTCAGAAAAATATTTGATCCATTTTTTACTACAAAACAAGTTGGTAAAGGAACTGGACAGGGATTATCTATTTGTTATAATATAATAGTCAATAAACATCATGGTAAAATATTTGTAGACTCAGAATATGGTGTGGGTACTACTTTTACAATCAGGTTGCCAATCAACACAGAGGGAAATATTAATGCAAATTAA
- a CDS encoding lipocalin family protein, whose protein sequence is MKTKKLFTILFSILILIVAGCDKEENPTGPENDIVGTWVLTKVILPDYGNMEVNPQPLGLQMTLKVNSDKTFEMTVVDPDGTETDKGTWSISNGKITIKSNTGETLVFDYELTGNQLKITMQFDVSEFGLSGMGQTRVIMVFTKQ, encoded by the coding sequence ATGAAAACGAAAAAATTATTTACAATTTTATTTTCAATATTAATATTAATTGTAGCGGGATGTGATAAGGAAGAAAATCCTACAGGACCTGAGAATGATATTGTAGGTACCTGGGTATTGACAAAAGTAATATTACCGGATTACGGAAATATGGAAGTAAATCCTCAGCCATTGGGATTACAAATGACTTTGAAAGTAAATAGTGATAAAACTTTTGAAATGACAGTAGTAGATCCCGATGGTACAGAAACAGATAAAGGAACCTGGAGTATTTCAAATGGGAAAATAACTATTAAAAGTAATACCGGTGAAACATTAGTATTTGATTATGAGTTGACAGGTAATCAGTTAAAAATTACAATGCAATTCGATGTTTCAGAATTTGGATTGTCTGGTATGGGTCAAACAAGAGTAATAATGGTATTTACAAAACAATAA
- a CDS encoding response regulator has translation MKFKLLFVDKLNNEQNRYQSLSDILGEQYEIYFASDSQEALNTLKNNDIDVCLIQFDSTSFNSLDLLTKIKRSFPKTIRILLSEDFSEKLSIRTFNLLHQVIKCPIEDKLLKEKLEPLLILKNLIKNDKLISKLNSEDGIPTLPEIYFKLEKELFSPEVSIHKVVNLISKDISLTTKIFQLVNSAYYGIPAKITDFYQAVNILGLNVIKSIVIYTKVFAHLEKKGELKEIIEAIWNHSILVSSISQKIIFYFTGNRDLAEQAYIAGILHDIGKIILINIEPNYIKELKISRNNAFSDDDLEKSFYGVSHTEIGAYALALWGFPRSIVDAALLHHSSTIVNDFSVSNIIQISHKLANIEGIDSVLYDTFISKEALIEYLSLTKTLESLQ, from the coding sequence ATGAAATTTAAGTTATTATTCGTTGATAAACTCAATAATGAACAAAATAGATATCAGAGCTTATCGGATATACTTGGTGAACAATATGAAATATATTTTGCAAGTGATTCTCAGGAAGCATTAAATACATTAAAAAATAATGATATAGATGTATGCTTAATTCAATTCGACTCAACTTCTTTTAATAGTTTAGATTTATTAACCAAAATAAAAAGAAGCTTTCCAAAGACTATAAGAATTTTATTATCGGAAGATTTTAGTGAAAAGTTATCCATTCGAACATTTAATTTATTACATCAAGTAATTAAATGTCCAATAGAAGATAAACTTTTAAAAGAAAAGCTTGAACCTTTATTGATTCTAAAAAATTTAATAAAAAATGATAAATTGATTTCTAAACTTAATAGTGAAGATGGGATTCCTACTTTACCCGAAATTTATTTCAAATTAGAAAAAGAATTATTTTCACCCGAAGTTTCTATTCATAAAGTTGTAAATTTAATTTCAAAAGACATTTCTCTTACTACCAAAATTTTTCAATTAGTAAACTCTGCTTATTATGGAATACCAGCAAAAATTACAGACTTTTATCAAGCAGTTAATATTCTTGGATTAAATGTTATTAAATCAATTGTGATTTATACAAAAGTCTTTGCCCATTTAGAAAAGAAAGGAGAATTAAAAGAAATAATTGAAGCAATCTGGAATCATAGCATTCTTGTTAGCAGTATTTCACAAAAAATTATTTTCTACTTTACTGGCAACCGAGATTTAGCTGAACAAGCATATATTGCGGGAATTCTTCATGACATTGGAAAAATAATTCTTATAAATATTGAACCGAATTATATTAAAGAACTAAAAATTTCCAGAAACAATGCTTTTAGTGATGATGATTTAGAAAAAAGTTTTTATGGAGTAAGTCACACTGAAATTGGAGCTTATGCTTTAGCTTTATGGGGCTTTCCACGTTCTATTGTAGATGCTGCTTTATTACATCATTCTTCAACTATTGTTAATGATTTTTCTGTTTCAAACATAATACAAATCAGCCACAAATTAGCTAATATCGAAGGAATTGATTCTGTTTTATATGATACTTTTATTTCAAAAGAAGCATTAATTGAATATTTGAGTCTTACTAAAACACTGGAAAGCTTACAATAG
- a CDS encoding LolA family protein — protein MKIILFIFLFTSLYAQSKDATRILNELKQKFEQINDYEVDAEIKFNLNTIKIHDSKVKIFYKKPDKFKIKSDSFVMLPKQGINFHTIFLNQKNFTSIYMHTDKNKIDVIKVIPISDTSDIILATLWIDNSKKVINKIETVSKRGGTFLIELFYDYNLFLPSSVKFIFGQSTSSENNQNKNFERRNLREPPSGNIIINYKNYKINKNLPDEIFDNQKSSD, from the coding sequence ATGAAAATAATTCTTTTTATATTCCTTTTTACTTCTCTTTACGCTCAATCAAAAGATGCAACCAGAATATTAAATGAGCTTAAACAAAAATTTGAACAAATTAATGATTATGAGGTTGATGCTGAAATAAAATTTAATTTAAACACAATTAAAATCCATGACTCAAAAGTTAAGATCTTCTATAAAAAGCCAGATAAATTCAAAATTAAATCCGATAGCTTTGTTATGCTACCCAAACAAGGGATTAATTTTCATACAATATTTTTAAATCAGAAAAATTTTACAAGCATTTATATGCACACAGATAAAAATAAAATAGATGTAATTAAAGTAATCCCAATAAGTGATACATCAGATATTATACTTGCTACATTATGGATAGATAATAGTAAAAAAGTTATTAATAAAATAGAAACTGTAAGCAAGAGAGGCGGAACATTTTTAATTGAATTATTCTATGATTATAATCTTTTCTTACCTTCATCTGTAAAATTTATTTTTGGTCAAAGTACTTCTTCAGAGAATAATCAAAACAAAAATTTTGAAAGAAGAAATTTACGAGAACCCCCAAGTGGCAACATTATTATTAATTACAAGAACTACAAAATCAATAAAAACTTACCAGATGAAATTTTTGACAATCAAAAATCTTCTGATTAA
- a CDS encoding aminoacyl-tRNA deacylase: MPSKKLKDFLDQNNIKYVTIRHSLAYTSQEIAASAHIKGKNLAKTVLVKINGKMAMAVLPATHKVDFDLLKKAVGYENIRLANEQEFLDRFPECEVGAMPPFGNLYNMEVYVDEALSEDKEIAFNAGTHVELIQMSYEDFERLVQPKKIKFAFLSKL; this comes from the coding sequence ATGCCTTCAAAAAAATTAAAAGATTTCCTCGATCAGAATAACATTAAATATGTAACCATCAGACATTCACTTGCCTACACATCGCAGGAAATTGCTGCATCTGCTCATATAAAAGGAAAAAATTTGGCAAAGACAGTTTTAGTTAAGATCAATGGTAAAATGGCTATGGCGGTTCTACCTGCAACTCATAAAGTTGATTTTGACTTACTTAAAAAAGCAGTAGGTTATGAGAATATTAGACTTGCTAATGAACAGGAATTCCTTGATAGGTTTCCTGAATGCGAAGTTGGTGCAATGCCTCCTTTTGGTAATCTTTATAACATGGAAGTTTATGTTGACGAAGCATTATCAGAAGATAAAGAAATAGCTTTTAATGCAGGTACTCATGTAGAGTTAATTCAAATGTCGTACGAAGATTTTGAAAGACTTGTTCAACCAAAGAAAATTAAATTTGCTTTTTTGTCTAAATTATAA
- a CDS encoding N-acetylglucosamine kinase: MKLFLGVDGGGTKTKCICVDDNLNIISSSEGEASNPLIVGYEKSAQTILNLIENTCNLKELSYCVIGVAGCGRKENSEKLNNAIIKESNRRKIKLPEFKITSDIEIAHEAVFNGKEGAILIIGTGSILYLKNKNSDSLIVGGNGRLIGDEGSGYSIGQKGLRAAIKSFDGRNGKTILTDILKKEFSINNRDELISNLYNNKIEIQNFAPFVIKAAELNDKISLSILEEESNEIILHINAAKNIFPNGFNVSLVGSLVSTNNFYSKLIKDKIKKHFSDIKIINAKYPPEFGAALIAKNLFNQNKMKK, from the coding sequence ATGAAATTATTCCTGGGTGTAGATGGTGGTGGTACAAAAACAAAATGTATTTGTGTTGATGATAATTTAAATATTATTTCAAGCAGCGAGGGAGAAGCTTCCAATCCCTTAATTGTTGGGTATGAAAAATCTGCTCAAACAATATTAAATCTGATTGAAAATACATGCAATCTTAAAGAATTATCTTATTGCGTTATTGGAGTTGCAGGTTGTGGAAGAAAAGAAAATTCAGAAAAATTAAATAATGCAATTATCAAAGAATCTAACAGAAGAAAAATAAAATTACCTGAATTTAAAATTACAAGTGATATTGAAATTGCTCACGAAGCAGTATTTAATGGAAAAGAAGGGGCTATTTTAATAATCGGTACTGGTTCAATTCTTTATCTTAAAAACAAAAATTCAGATTCATTAATTGTTGGTGGCAACGGAAGATTAATAGGTGATGAAGGTAGCGGTTATTCAATTGGACAAAAAGGACTTCGAGCAGCAATCAAATCCTTTGATGGAAGAAATGGTAAAACAATATTAACTGATATTCTTAAAAAAGAATTTTCTATTAATAACCGTGATGAACTTATTAGTAATTTATATAACAATAAAATCGAAATACAAAATTTTGCACCTTTTGTTATCAAAGCAGCAGAATTAAATGATAAAATTTCATTATCAATTCTTGAAGAAGAAAGCAATGAAATAATTCTACATATTAATGCAGCAAAAAATATTTTTCCAAATGGCTTTAATGTAAGTCTTGTTGGAAGTTTAGTATCAACAAATAATTTCTATTCTAAATTGATTAAAGATAAGATTAAAAAACATTTTAGTGATATTAAAATAATAAATGCAAAATATCCTCCTGAATTTGGAGCTGCTTTAATTGCTAAAAATTTGTTCAACCAAAACAAAATGAAAAAATGA